A region of Vitis vinifera cultivar Pinot Noir 40024 chromosome 13, ASM3070453v1 DNA encodes the following proteins:
- the LOC100242795 gene encoding pumilio homolog 4, translating to MVTGSNTDMRTSLNEGQSLVDGNIGDYSLHDELQAMLREQRNRGLVDRGRDLNIFRSGSAPPTVEGSLSAVGGLFRNADVNEINHRSSNKTTNGVLTEDEILSHPAYLSYYYSHENINPRLPPPMLSKEDWRVAQRFQAGSSFGGSGGWERKRALVDDNSSSLFSRQPGLSVHKVESELMELRKAAGRHIPRQTSSDWLERGSDGLTGLSGAGLGPRTKSFADILQEGLDRPASLSSPFPRPASHNAFGDVVDGTAISDCYPAELCNGVESIKSLHSRSSAPGNVRLQSPGATVSHSFPSAVGSSLSRSTTPEPQLAARLPVSGLPPVSNRVYPVEKNIVDMNVQNGRSSSMTELSNITATLSGLSMSRNRCVDENSHLQSQLHAEFDDQSDFLLNMPNGNSQSVQQQLTDKSKAAKPYTSTNYLDLARKNRIVTDLDGQINFPKRTFSSASLYSKVNSSGLSSLEGPSYQNANIPSIDFTGHVPSGYHVNQKLNTMINNHNDSGPALSGSGDGQSLSRSGNWVSSDLHSYMEPHGVHYMQGTSDYATRTAASQGDPSSVRNFIGTSHGDLLGLQKAYLETLLAQQKQQYELPLLGKSGGLNQGYYGNSSYGLGMAYPGNPMANSALPSVGSGNPMFQNDQISCFTSMMRSSMGGPITSWHTDTSNMEGRFASTLLEEFKNNKTRSFELSDIVDHVIEFSTDQYGSRFIQQKLETATVDEKIKIFPEIIPHSHTLMTDVFGNYVIQKFFEHGTESQRQALASELTGHILPLSLQMYGCRVIQKALEVVDVDRQTQMVAELDGSVMKCVRDQNGNHVIQKCIECVPQDRIQFIISSFYGQVVSLSTHPYGCRVIQRVLEHCDDSSTQQIIMDEIMQSVCILAHDQYGNYVIQHVLQYGKPHERSAIISKLAGQIVKMSQQKFASNVVEKCLTFGGPEERQLLVTEMLGSTDENEPLQIMMKDPFGNYVVQKVIETCDDQTRELILSRIKVHLNTLKRYTYGKHIVSRVEKLIATGERRMGLSSSFSS from the exons ATGGTCACTGGGAGTAACACGGATATGAGGACAAGTCTAAATGAGGGGCAAAGCCTAGTGGATGGGAATATAGGGGATTATAGTTTACACGATGAACTTCAAGCAATGCTGCGAGAGCAGCGTAATAGAGGACTTGTGGATCGAGGCAGGGATCTGAACATTTTTCGAAGTGGTAGTGCGCCACCCACGGTTGAGGGGTCATTGAGTGCTGTGGGCGGTTTATTTAGGAACGCAGAtgttaatgaaattaaccatAGGAGTAGCAATAAAACCACCAATGGAGTATTAACAGAAGATGAGATTCTCTCACACCCTGCATATCTTTCCTATTACTATTCGCATGAGAATATCAATCCTAGACTTCCCCCACCTATGTTGTCTAAAGAGGATTGGCGTGTTGCACAGAGGTTTCAGGCTGGCTCATCCTTTGGGGGAAGTGGCGGTTGGGAGAGGAAGAGGGCTCTGGTTGATGATAATAGTTCATCCTTGTTCTCAAGGCAGCCAGGACTTTCAGTACACAAGGTAGAAAGTGAATTAATGGAATTAAGGAAGGCTGCTGGGAGGCATATTCCAAGGCAGACCTCTAGTGATTGGCTAGAGAGGGGTTCTGACGGTTTGACTGGATTGTCAGGTGCAGGACTTGGTCCGAGGACAAAGAGTTTTGCTGACATTCTTCAG GAAGGACTTGATCGACCTGCATCCTTATCAAGTCCTTTCCCACGGCCTGCCAGTCATAATGCTTTTGGTGATGTTGTGGATGGAACTGCTATCTCTGATTGCTATCCAGCAGAGTTGTGTAATGGAGTGGAATCCATCAAGAGCTTGCATTCCAGATCAAGTGCTCCTGGCAATGTTAGACTTCAAAGTCCTGGTGCTACAGTTTCTCATTCTTTTCCATCTGCTGTGGGTTCATCTTTGTCAAGAAGTACAACCCCTGAACCTCAGCTGGCTGCGAGGCTCCCTGTTTCTGGGCTTCCTCCTGTTAGTAACAGGGTTTATCcagttgaaaaaaatattgttgaCATGAATGTCCAAAATGGTCGTTCTTCTAGCATGACTGAGCTTTCTAATATCACAGCTACTTTATCTGGCTTAAGCATGTCAAGAAATAGATGTGTAGATGAAAATAGTCACTTACAGTCTCAACTTCATGCAGAATTTGATGATCAATCTGATTTCCTGTTAAATATGCCCAATGGTAATAGCCAGAGTGTGCAGCAGCAACTCACTGACAAATCCAAAGCTGCAAAACCCTACACTTCTACAAACTATCTTGATTTAGcaagaaaaaatagaattgtAACAGATCTCGATGGGCAAATAAACTTTCCTAAAAGAACCTTTTCTTCTGCCAGTCTTTACTCAAAGGTGAACTCTTCAGGCCTTTCAAGTTTAGAAGGACCTAGTTATCAAAATGCAAATATCCCAAGCATAGACTTCACAGGCCATGTGCCTAGTGGATATCATGTGAATCAGAAGCTGAATACCATGATCAACAATCATAATGATTCAG GTCCAGCTTTGAGTGGTAGTGGAGATGGACAGAGTTTGAGTCGAAGTGGAAATTGGGTGAGCTCTGACCTTCACTCATACATGGAACCGCATGGTGTCCACTACATGCAAGGAACTTCAGATTATGCAACACGTACAGCTGCTAGCCAGGGTGATCCTTCTTCAGTGAGGAATTTCATTGGCACTTCACATGGAGATTTGTTAGGGTTGCAGAAAGCGTACCTTGAGACTTTGCTTGCTCAGCAAAAACAACAATATGAGTTGCCACTTTTAGGTAAATCTGGTGGTTTGAATCAAGGGTACTATGGGAATTCTTCGTATGGTCTTGGCATGGCTTATCCAGGAAATCCAATGGCAAATTCTGCACTTCCTTCTGTTGGATCTGGAAATCCAATGTTTCAGAATGATCAAATCTCATGTTTTACTTCCATGATGAGAAGTTCAATGGGTGGACCTATTACATCATGGCACACAGATACTTCTAACATGGAAGGAAGATTTGCGTCAACCTTGTTAGAAGAATTCAAGAACAACAAAACCAGGTCTTTTGAACTTTCTGACATTGTTGATCATGTAATTGAGTTCAG TACTGATCAATATGGGAGCCGCTTTATTCAGCAGAAACTAGAAACTGCCACAGTGGATGAAAAGATTAAGATATTCCCTGAGATTATTCCTCATTCTCATACTTTGATGACTGATGTCTTTGGGAATTATGTCATACAGAAA TTTTTTGAGCATGGAACAGAAAGTCAAAGACAGGCACTAGCCAGTGAACTTACTGGCCATATTTTGCCCCTAAGTCTTCAAATGTATGGTTGCAGAGTTATTCAAAAG GCCTTAGAGGTGGTTGATGTGGATCGGCAGACTCAGATGGTGGCAGAGCTCGATGGTTCAGTGATGAAATGTGTTCGTGATCAGAATGGGAATCATGTTATCCAGAAGTGTATAGAGTGTGTCCCGCAAGATCGAATTCAATTTATCATATCATCCTTCTATGGGCAAGTTGTGTCACTTTCTACCCACCCTTATGGCTGTCGTGTCATTCAG AGAGTACTGGAACATTGTGATGATTCAAGTACACAACAAATCATTATGGATGAAATCATGCAGTCTGTTTGTATTCTGGCACATGACCAATATGGGAATTATGTTATTCAG CATGTCTTGCAATATGGTAAGCCACACGAACGATCTGCTATTATCAGCAAGCTTGCAGGACAAATAGTAAAGATGAGTCAGCAGAAGTTTGCTTCTAATGTTGTTGAGAAGTGTTTAACTTTTGGTGGTCCTGAAGAGCGTCAACTATTGGTGACTGAAATGCTTGGTTCCACTGATGAAAATGAGCCCTTGCAG
- the LOC100247940 gene encoding thioredoxin-like 3-2, chloroplastic isoform X1 — protein sequence MSDTFRFYPSLTPLLPTTPRGSSRILQQFSIPGLSISDFPRKSLNFPQKIGVSGGKVWALAAWNQEGPLQDLDDSPVSVELKPISSDTQFDRILGEAQQLEESVAIVWMATWCRKCIYLKPKLEKLAAEYYPRLRFYCVDVNTVPHKLVARAAVTKMPTIQLWKDSKKQAEVIGGHKAYFVVNELKSWVPMSLSPKLAFKPSQSQLDLEEVGEGSA from the exons ATGTCTGACACTTTTCGATTTTACCCTTCTCTCACTCCCCTCCTACCCACAACCCCACGTGGTTCCTCGAGAATTCTTCAGCAGTTCTCCATTCCAGGCCTCTCGATATCtgattttccaagaaaatcttTGAATTTTCCCCAGAAAATTGGTGTAAGTGGAGGGAAGGTCTGGGCATTAGCAGCTTGGAACCAAGAAGGGCCTTTGCAGGACCTGGATGATTCGCCGGTGTCGGTTGAACTTAAGCCCATTTCTAGTGATACCCAGTTCGATCGCATTCTTGGCGAGGCCCAGCAGCTTGAAGAATCCGTGGCCATTGTTTG GATGGCAACCTGGTGCagaaaatgtatatatttgaaACCCAAATTGGAGAAATTGGCAGCTGAATACTATCCAAG ATTGCGATTTTACTGTGTTGATGTCAATACAGTTCCACACAAGCTTGTTGCTCGTGCCGCAGTCACT AAGATGCCGACTATACAG CTGTGGAAGGACAGCAAGAAGCAAGCCGAGGTAATTGGAGGACACAAGGCATATTTTGTTGTTAACGAG CTTAAATCTTGGGTGCCAATGTCATTATCACCCAAGCTCGCCTTCAAACCTAGCCAGTCACAGTTAGATCTGGAAGAAGTTGGTGAGGGAAGCGCCTAA
- the LOC100247940 gene encoding thioredoxin-like 3-2, chloroplastic isoform X2: MSDTFRFYPSLTPLLPTTPRGSSRILQQFSIPGLSISDFPRKSLNFPQKIGVSGGKVWALAAWNQEGPLQDLDDSPVSVELKPISSDTQFDRILGEAQQLEESVAIVWMATWCRKCIYLKPKLEKLAAEYYPRLRFYCVDVNTVPHKLVARAAVTKMPTIQLWKDSKKQAEVIGGHKAYFVVNEVREMIENECAM, translated from the exons ATGTCTGACACTTTTCGATTTTACCCTTCTCTCACTCCCCTCCTACCCACAACCCCACGTGGTTCCTCGAGAATTCTTCAGCAGTTCTCCATTCCAGGCCTCTCGATATCtgattttccaagaaaatcttTGAATTTTCCCCAGAAAATTGGTGTAAGTGGAGGGAAGGTCTGGGCATTAGCAGCTTGGAACCAAGAAGGGCCTTTGCAGGACCTGGATGATTCGCCGGTGTCGGTTGAACTTAAGCCCATTTCTAGTGATACCCAGTTCGATCGCATTCTTGGCGAGGCCCAGCAGCTTGAAGAATCCGTGGCCATTGTTTG GATGGCAACCTGGTGCagaaaatgtatatatttgaaACCCAAATTGGAGAAATTGGCAGCTGAATACTATCCAAG ATTGCGATTTTACTGTGTTGATGTCAATACAGTTCCACACAAGCTTGTTGCTCGTGCCGCAGTCACT AAGATGCCGACTATACAG CTGTGGAAGGACAGCAAGAAGCAAGCCGAGGTAATTGGAGGACACAAGGCATATTTTGTTGTTAACGAGGTTCGtgaaatgattgaaaatgaaTGTGCCATGTAG